In the Mesorhizobium sp. WSM2240 genome, ATTTCACCCGGCGAACGACCTTTTTCGCGATCGAGGCTCCGCCGCTCGAAGTCTTTGCGGATTTTGGGGTCTTGGCGCCGCTGCCCGTCGCGGCTTTCGAACCGCTCGTCGCGGCTTTGCTCTTTGCTCCGGCGGTCTTGGACGCCTTGCTGGCCGAGCCTGATTTGCCGCTCGACGTCTTGGCCGGCGTGGGCGATTTCCTGGCGGCGGGCGCCGTCGAAGAGGCCTTGCTGGCGGGCTTGGTCTTCTTTGCGTCTTTCGAGCGTTCCGCTGTGGCTGCGCCGGCGCCGGTTTTCGAGTCCGTCGCTTTGCCCGATTTCGCCGCCGGTTTCTTCGCCGCGTCCGATTTTGAGGATGCCTTCTTTTCAGCCATGGTCGTGCTCCTCATGCGGCCCAACTGCCGCATGCCAACAATGTATGGCTGTGCATTCGGTTCCGCCGCCCGCCTCGCGCCGTCAAATCACCAGGTCGGCCTGCCTTCGCCGGGCCAGCACCCTGTCGATGTTCGGCATGTCGTTCGACGCGATCCAGGCGCGGGCCTCTTCGTCCGATTTGCCGTGCTCATGCCAACGTTGCATCAGGCGGCGTTCGAGCTCTGAGCGCGGCACGTCGACGAACAGGCTGAAATCGAAAAGCGGCGTCAGGCCCGACCAGGGCGCTTCATCGAGCGTCAGGTAATTGCCTTCCACGAGGATGAATTTTACCTCCGCCGGAATGATCGCCGCCGCCGCTCGCGACAATTCCATCGTGCGATCGAACACCGGTATTGCGATATCCGGCTCCATTGCGCGGATGCGCTTCAGCAAGGTCTCGAAGCCGGAATAGTCGAATGTCTCCGGCGCGCCTTTGCGCCCGCGCAGCCCGCGCTTTTCCAGCACCGCATCGTCGAAATGGAACCCGTCCATCGGTACGACGGCGGCCGAGCCTTCGGGCAGTAGGTCGTGCAGTTGTGCCGAGAGCGTCGACTTGCCTGCGCCTGGCGGCCCGGCAATGGCGACGACGAAGCGGCGCTGCCCGCCGGCGCGCTTGAAGATGGTGGCGGCGATATGTGCAATTTCCGACATGGGATCTTCCTGCCGCGCCGGTTCGGCGGCGCTGCCGGCGCTCAGCGCCGGAACTCGCGCACCGGCGACTGTGTTCCGTCCGAATAGGTCACCTGGACCGACATCGAGCTTATATCCTTGCTGATTTCGAAATAAGGCCGGTAGTCGTGTGGGAT is a window encoding:
- a CDS encoding nucleoside triphosphate hydrolase, which encodes MSEIAHIAATIFKRAGGQRRFVVAIAGPPGAGKSTLSAQLHDLLPEGSAAVVPMDGFHFDDAVLEKRGLRGRKGAPETFDYSGFETLLKRIRAMEPDIAIPVFDRTMELSRAAAAIIPAEVKFILVEGNYLTLDEAPWSGLTPLFDFSLFVDVPRSELERRLMQRWHEHGKSDEEARAWIASNDMPNIDRVLARRRQADLVI